From Actinomycetes bacterium, one genomic window encodes:
- a CDS encoding alcohol dehydrogenase catalytic domain-containing protein: MRAVVFRDVGRVEVSEVPEPHLSEPTDAIVRVTRTAICGSDLHLLHGKAPLEPGDTMGHEAVGLVEAVGSDVERFAVGDRVVAAFDIACGACWFCRKGQTQLCDTFEILGYGIFGGNLGGAQAELLRVPVADVNLLRVPAGMDDEHALFVGDALTTGVYAAGIARIGSGDTVAVVGAGPVGFFCVQAARAAGAAEVLALDLEPSRLALAERVGAVAIDVSARNARTAVYEHTDGRGADVVLEAVGSLSALDRSLDVVRRGGTVVVVGVYASEILQAQVGVWWARALDIRFTGTTPIHAWWERAMAEVESGRIDPIPLISHRLPLDEAARGYELFDTRQATKVLLEP; the protein is encoded by the coding sequence GTGCGAGCGGTCGTCTTCCGGGACGTCGGTCGGGTCGAGGTGAGTGAGGTTCCCGAACCGCACCTCTCCGAGCCAACGGACGCGATCGTTCGCGTCACCAGGACCGCGATCTGCGGATCGGACCTGCACCTGCTGCACGGCAAGGCGCCGCTCGAGCCGGGGGACACGATGGGCCACGAGGCGGTGGGCCTGGTGGAGGCCGTCGGCTCGGACGTCGAGCGGTTCGCCGTGGGGGACCGCGTCGTCGCGGCGTTCGACATCGCGTGCGGCGCGTGCTGGTTCTGCCGGAAAGGGCAGACACAGCTCTGCGACACGTTCGAGATCCTCGGTTACGGCATCTTCGGGGGCAACCTCGGGGGAGCGCAGGCCGAGCTCCTGCGTGTTCCCGTCGCCGACGTGAACCTGCTTCGTGTTCCGGCCGGCATGGACGACGAGCACGCGCTGTTCGTCGGCGACGCCCTGACGACGGGCGTCTACGCGGCGGGGATCGCCCGGATCGGCAGCGGCGACACCGTTGCCGTGGTGGGCGCGGGACCGGTCGGCTTCTTCTGCGTGCAGGCGGCTCGCGCGGCCGGAGCCGCCGAGGTCCTGGCGTTGGATCTCGAGCCGTCGCGGCTCGCGCTCGCCGAGCGCGTCGGCGCCGTCGCGATCGACGTGTCGGCGCGGAACGCCCGAACGGCCGTCTACGAACACACCGACGGACGCGGGGCCGACGTCGTCCTGGAGGCGGTCGGCTCGCTGTCGGCGCTGGATCGGTCGCTCGACGTCGTGCGTCGCGGCGGCACGGTCGTCGTCGTGGGTGTGTACGCGAGCGAGATCCTCCAGGCGCAGGTGGGGGTCTGGTGGGCTCGCGCGCTCGACATCCGGTTCACGGGGACGACGCCGATCCACGCGTGGTGGGAGCGCGCGATGGCCGAGGTCGAGTCCGGGCGGATCGACCCGATCCCGCTCATCTCGCACCGGCTGCCGCTCGATGAGGCCGCCCGCGGATATGAGCTGTTCGACACGCGGCAGGCGACGAAGGTCCTGCTCGAGCCGTGA
- a CDS encoding SCP2 sterol-binding domain-containing protein codes for MAVFPSAEWLARYREVINGSEEYRAAAATWEGDVAFVLEAEPDRGVPDDLVAWLDLWHGDCRGARMITDAEGEKAAYAITAPYSLWREVLAGALDPVKGMMQGKLKLRGDLPTIVRHVRAANELVRLATLVPTEFLGDG; via the coding sequence ATGGCCGTGTTCCCGAGCGCCGAATGGCTTGCGCGGTACCGAGAGGTGATCAACGGCTCCGAGGAGTACCGCGCCGCCGCCGCGACGTGGGAGGGCGACGTCGCCTTCGTGCTCGAGGCCGAGCCGGACCGCGGGGTCCCGGACGACCTGGTCGCGTGGCTCGATCTGTGGCACGGCGACTGCCGGGGTGCGCGTATGATCACCGACGCCGAGGGCGAGAAGGCCGCGTACGCGATCACCGCTCCCTACTCCCTGTGGCGAGAGGTCCTAGCGGGTGCGCTCGATCCCGTGAAGGGCATGATGCAGGGCAAGCTGAAGCTCCGCGGAGATCTGCCCACCATCGTTCGGCACGTGCGCGCGGCCAACGAGCTCGTGCGCCTTGCCACGCTCGTGCCGACCGAGTTCCTGGGCGACGGCTGA
- a CDS encoding type II CAAX endopeptidase family protein, with amino-acid sequence MSIEPHVPPRPDSLHPPPPAPARPDTRAIGRPLATWSWLEAVGIYVVAFLVAGIATLPLIGLVDEDTDLATIVVTTIAALVIVGVLVAWLSIRHRGWPAVMGVPQRGAWRRAVGAGVLFGIGLYPVMVVVVGGLLVVVFEAISGQRVEAPEQVGQNLSAVGTAITIVYAIAIAPVGEELFFRGVLFRTLRDRHGFVVGAIGSGLGFGLIHFIPGPAVDAALLMIVMFFTGVALAFVYERRGTIVTPIAAHVTFNVIGIVLILGLR; translated from the coding sequence GTGAGCATCGAGCCGCACGTCCCACCCCGCCCGGACAGCCTGCACCCGCCTCCGCCGGCGCCCGCCCGTCCGGACACGCGCGCCATCGGGCGGCCTCTCGCGACGTGGAGCTGGCTCGAGGCCGTCGGGATCTACGTCGTCGCGTTCCTCGTCGCGGGCATCGCGACGCTCCCGCTCATCGGCCTCGTGGACGAGGACACCGACCTCGCCACCATCGTCGTCACCACGATCGCGGCGCTCGTGATCGTCGGCGTGCTCGTCGCGTGGCTGTCGATCCGCCACCGCGGATGGCCCGCGGTGATGGGGGTGCCGCAACGCGGGGCGTGGAGGCGAGCGGTCGGCGCCGGCGTCCTGTTCGGGATCGGTCTGTACCCGGTGATGGTCGTCGTCGTCGGGGGTCTGCTCGTGGTCGTGTTCGAGGCGATCTCGGGCCAGCGGGTCGAGGCGCCCGAACAGGTCGGCCAGAACCTCTCCGCGGTCGGGACCGCCATCACGATCGTGTACGCGATCGCGATCGCTCCGGTCGGCGAGGAGCTGTTCTTCCGCGGGGTGCTGTTCCGAACGCTGCGCGACCGGCACGGGTTCGTCGTCGGGGCGATCGGCTCGGGGCTCGGCTTCGGCTTGATCCACTTCATCCCGGGTCCCGCCGTGGACGCCGCCCTCCTCATGATCGTGATGTTCTTCACGGGCGTGGCGCTCGCGTTCGTCTACGAGCGCCGCGGGACGATCGTCACGCCGATCGCCGCACACGTCACGTTCAACGTGATCGGCATCGTGCTGATCCTGGGGCTCCGGTAG